A single window of uncultured Pseudodesulfovibrio sp. DNA harbors:
- a CDS encoding YitT family protein has product MDYEYKNKLRAMTFGVPWNIALLTFGSFLVAFSVKAIAVPHGLLTGGMSGIALLCYYAFGGLSTGQWYFLLNLPVFVLGWVFVSKRFFFYSLYGMVISSVFIDIIPWTLHMDDIWLAVITGGGIMGAGVGVALRSLGSTGGSDILAVICKEKFNMSMGSFEFWFNMIGFTGGFLFLAMDIVLYSIIMTFVIAFGIEYVLGMFSERKMIMIVSDHVAAINAAILDDLDRGVTILDGTGGYTGDPKKVILTMISSIQLKELEELVYTIDPDAFFIMGSGFHVQGQGFSSRKVY; this is encoded by the coding sequence ATGGATTACGAATACAAAAACAAATTGCGCGCCATGACTTTTGGCGTCCCGTGGAATATCGCCCTGCTGACCTTCGGCTCGTTCCTTGTGGCTTTTTCCGTCAAGGCCATTGCGGTCCCACACGGACTACTCACCGGCGGCATGTCCGGCATCGCCCTGCTCTGTTATTACGCCTTTGGAGGACTCTCCACAGGTCAGTGGTATTTCCTGCTCAACCTGCCGGTATTCGTGCTCGGCTGGGTGTTCGTCAGCAAACGTTTTTTCTTTTATTCACTCTACGGCATGGTCATTTCGTCGGTGTTCATCGACATCATCCCGTGGACTCTGCACATGGACGACATCTGGTTGGCCGTCATTACAGGCGGCGGCATCATGGGTGCGGGCGTGGGCGTGGCACTGCGCTCGCTCGGCTCAACCGGCGGGTCCGATATTCTGGCCGTGATCTGCAAGGAAAAGTTCAACATGTCCATGGGCTCGTTTGAGTTCTGGTTCAACATGATCGGTTTCACAGGCGGGTTCCTGTTCCTTGCCATGGATATCGTGCTCTATTCCATCATCATGACCTTTGTTATCGCGTTCGGCATCGAATACGTGCTCGGTATGTTCTCGGAACGCAAAATGATCATGATTGTTTCGGATCACGTAGCGGCCATTAACGCGGCTATTCTCGATGATTTGGACCGGGGCGTGACCATCCTCGACGGTACAGGCGGCTATACCGGCGACCCCAAAAAAGTTATCCTGACCATGATCTCCTCCATTCAACTCAAGGAATTGGAGGAACTGGTCTACACCATTGACCCGGACGCGTTCTTCATCATGGGCTCGGGCTTCCACGTTCAAGGCCAAGGGTTCTCGTCAAGAAAGGTGTATTAA
- the dsrA gene encoding dissimilatory-type sulfite reductase subunit alpha, translating to MAKHKTPLLDQLESGPWPSFVSDIKQEAAARAKNEKGLDYQIPVDCPDDLLGVLEMSYTDGETHWKHGGIVGVFGYGGGVIGRYCDQPEMFPGVAHFHTVRVAQPNGKWYSTKLLRDLMDIWELRGSGLTNMHGATGDIVFLGTTTPQLEEIFFELTHNLDIDLGGSGSNLRTPAACMGMSRCEYACYDSQELCYHLTMEYQDELHRPAFPYKFKFKFDACPNGCVAAIARSDLSFIGTWKDDIKVDQEAVAAYVGGEFPPNAGAHAGKDWGAFDIQKEVVDLCPSKCISYEGGKLAIDNKECVRCMHCINTMPRALKVGDERGCSILCGAKAPILDGPQMGSLLVPFMEVNKDDDYQSIKDLIENVWDWWMEEGKNRERIGETMKRLGMAALVNAAGVPVDARQVQEPRHNPYIFWKAEDVEGGWERDINDFRKRHQR from the coding sequence ATGGCGAAACACAAAACTCCTCTGTTGGATCAGCTGGAAAGCGGCCCGTGGCCCAGCTTCGTATCCGACATTAAACAGGAGGCTGCAGCTCGAGCCAAGAACGAGAAGGGTCTTGACTACCAGATCCCCGTCGACTGCCCCGATGATTTGCTGGGCGTGCTCGAAATGTCCTACACCGATGGTGAAACTCACTGGAAGCACGGCGGCATCGTCGGCGTTTTCGGTTATGGCGGCGGCGTTATTGGCCGTTACTGTGACCAGCCCGAGATGTTCCCCGGCGTAGCTCACTTTCACACCGTTCGTGTGGCTCAGCCCAATGGTAAGTGGTACAGCACCAAGTTGCTGCGCGACTTGATGGACATTTGGGAACTTCGTGGTTCCGGTCTCACCAACATGCATGGCGCCACCGGCGACATCGTGTTCTTGGGCACCACCACTCCGCAGTTGGAAGAAATTTTCTTCGAGCTGACCCACAATTTGGACATCGACCTCGGTGGTTCCGGTTCCAACTTGCGTACACCTGCCGCTTGCATGGGTATGTCCCGTTGTGAGTATGCATGTTACGACTCTCAGGAACTGTGCTACCATCTGACCATGGAATACCAGGATGAGCTTCACCGTCCTGCATTCCCTTACAAGTTCAAGTTTAAGTTCGATGCGTGCCCCAACGGTTGCGTTGCTGCTATCGCTCGTTCTGACCTGTCCTTCATCGGTACCTGGAAAGACGACATCAAGGTCGACCAGGAAGCCGTTGCAGCGTATGTTGGCGGAGAATTCCCCCCGAACGCCGGCGCTCACGCTGGTAAAGACTGGGGCGCATTCGACATTCAGAAAGAAGTTGTCGATCTGTGTCCGTCCAAGTGCATTTCCTACGAAGGTGGCAAGCTTGCCATCGACAATAAGGAATGTGTCCGTTGCATGCATTGCATCAACACCATGCCTCGTGCATTGAAAGTCGGTGACGAACGCGGTTGCTCCATCCTTTGTGGTGCAAAAGCTCCGATCCTTGACGGTCCCCAGATGGGTTCCCTGCTCGTGCCTTTCATGGAAGTCAACAAAGATGATGACTACCAGTCTATCAAAGATCTCATCGAAAACGTTTGGGATTGGTGGATGGAAGAAGGTAAGAACCGTGAGCGTATCGGTGAAACAATGAAACGTCTCGGTATGGCTGCATTGGTCAACGCTGCTGGCGTTCCTGTTGACGCCCGTCAGGTCCAGGAACCTCGCCACAACCCCTACATCTTCTGGAAAGCAGAAGACGTTGAAGGTGGTTGGGAACGCGATATCAACGATTTCCGTAAGCGTCACCAGCGCTAA
- a CDS encoding cobyrinate a,c-diamide synthase, translating to MVQNNISRIVLAGLSGGTGKTIVSLALARAFKRAGRKVVPFKKGPDYIDAQWLTLAAGHPCSNLDPFFHSTDTIRSLFFHRSCGFDISLVEGNRGLFDGMDEHGSCSTAELARMLDAPVILAIDCTKMTRTVAAIVQGCTHFEPGLNLAGVILNRTAGERHRSVLQKSIETHTDVPVLGMLPKISSNPIPERHMGLVSDQEQDFPAQDALEALADMAEELLDIDKIIDIATSVPDFGLDPGPLYLDKSVNKKVRIGYVQDASLWFYYPENLEALEHAGAELVRLSILSDEPWPDIDGLYLGGGFPEVFAERIADNTTILSHIKELSESGMPIYAECGGFMVLCDSLEIKGVSYPMAGVFPVGTAFCPRPQGLGYTEAEAVEENPFFPIGTRIQGHEFHYSLCVSDESSTLRPALKMLRGQGGGVGHDGFLYKNTLAGYNHIHALAVPDWAIRFVAAASEYCPKS from the coding sequence ATGGTGCAAAACAATATTTCTCGTATAGTCCTCGCCGGTTTATCCGGCGGCACAGGGAAGACGATTGTCTCCCTTGCCTTGGCTCGTGCCTTCAAAAGAGCGGGGAGAAAAGTCGTCCCCTTCAAAAAAGGGCCGGACTACATTGATGCCCAATGGCTGACCCTTGCAGCCGGTCACCCTTGTTCCAATCTTGATCCCTTCTTTCATTCCACAGATACGATTCGTTCTCTCTTTTTTCATAGGTCATGTGGTTTTGATATCAGTTTGGTGGAGGGGAACCGTGGACTGTTTGATGGTATGGACGAACATGGGTCCTGTTCGACTGCCGAATTAGCACGGATGCTTGATGCTCCGGTGATTCTTGCAATTGATTGTACAAAAATGACCCGTACAGTGGCGGCAATCGTTCAAGGGTGTACACATTTTGAACCGGGGTTGAACCTTGCTGGCGTGATCCTCAACCGGACTGCCGGAGAGCGTCATCGTTCGGTGCTGCAAAAATCTATTGAGACCCATACAGATGTTCCGGTTTTGGGGATGTTACCTAAAATTTCTTCGAATCCCATTCCCGAGCGACACATGGGACTCGTCTCCGATCAGGAACAGGATTTTCCTGCACAGGATGCTCTTGAAGCACTGGCTGATATGGCTGAAGAATTGCTCGATATCGACAAGATTATTGATATCGCTACGAGTGTACCGGATTTCGGTCTTGATCCCGGTCCTTTGTATTTGGATAAATCAGTTAATAAAAAGGTCCGGATTGGCTATGTTCAAGACGCTTCTCTCTGGTTTTATTACCCGGAGAATCTTGAAGCCTTGGAACATGCGGGAGCCGAGCTTGTTCGGTTGAGCATACTTTCCGATGAGCCGTGGCCCGACATTGATGGGTTGTATCTTGGCGGAGGGTTCCCTGAAGTTTTTGCTGAACGTATTGCGGATAACACCACTATTCTTTCGCATATAAAAGAATTGTCAGAAAGTGGCATGCCAATTTATGCCGAATGTGGTGGTTTTATGGTGTTATGTGACTCTTTGGAAATCAAGGGTGTTTCCTATCCGATGGCGGGGGTTTTTCCCGTTGGCACCGCTTTTTGTCCCAGACCACAGGGCTTGGGGTACACAGAAGCCGAAGCCGTGGAAGAAAATCCATTTTTCCCTATCGGGACACGTATTCAAGGTCACGAATTTCATTATTCCTTGTGTGTTTCAGACGAATCTTCAACTTTGCGACCCGCTTTGAAAATGTTGCGGGGGCAGGGGGGAGGTGTTGGTCATGACGGTTTTCTGTATAAAAACACACTTGCCGGGTATAATCATATCCATGCTCTTGCAGTGCCTGATTGGGCCATCCGATTTGTCGCTGCCGCCAGTGAATATTGTCCCAAGTCTTAA
- a CDS encoding peptidylprolyl isomerase, with protein MIKMETSMGDIVIELDFEKAPKSAANFQQYVEEGFYDGLIFHRVIGNFMVQGGGMDENMQEKATREPIENEANNGLKNDCYTLAMARTMDPHSASSQFFINVKDNGFLNFSSETPQGWGYAVFGKVVEGTDVVDEIRGVATGRNGFHDDVPVEPVFINKATVTED; from the coding sequence ATGATTAAAATGGAAACCAGCATGGGTGACATTGTCATCGAGCTTGATTTTGAAAAGGCCCCCAAGTCTGCTGCAAACTTCCAGCAGTATGTCGAGGAAGGCTTTTATGATGGTCTGATTTTTCACCGTGTTATCGGTAACTTCATGGTTCAGGGCGGCGGCATGGATGAAAACATGCAGGAAAAGGCAACCCGTGAGCCTATCGAAAACGAAGCCAATAATGGCTTGAAGAATGACTGCTACACATTGGCCATGGCACGCACCATGGACCCCCATTCCGCTTCTTCTCAGTTCTTCATTAACGTCAAGGATAACGGCTTCCTGAACTTTTCTTCCGAGACCCCTCAGGGCTGGGGTTATGCCGTTTTCGGTAAAGTCGTCGAAGGCACTGATGTTGTTGATGAGATCAGGGGCGTGGCTACTGGGCGCAATGGCTTCCATGATGATGTCCCGGTCGAGCCGGTTTTTATCAATAAGGCCACTGTGACTGAAGACTAG
- a CDS encoding dissimilatory sulfite reductase D family protein: MEAAKAEILAFCESKSKNKSKFYFNDFTKLFPDEKARAVKKILTALIQEEKLVFWSSGSTTMYGMAGAGKQAASEGED, translated from the coding sequence ATTGAAGCCGCAAAAGCTGAAATTTTGGCTTTTTGCGAATCGAAGTCAAAGAACAAGTCCAAGTTCTACTTCAATGATTTCACCAAGCTTTTCCCGGATGAAAAAGCCCGTGCAGTCAAGAAAATTTTGACCGCTTTAATTCAGGAAGAAAAATTGGTGTTCTGGTCCTCCGGGTCCACCACCATGTACGGCATGGCCGGTGCCGGCAAACAGGCCGCTTCCGAGGGCGAAGACTAG
- a CDS encoding YkgJ family cysteine cluster protein, translated as MQKSNTTETGCRRCGDCCRNGGPALHKADLPLIQDGTIALSEIVALRPGEWVYDQPEQKVAPLNAEMLKLKGRDGTWTCIHFSPEGNTCGIYGARPIECEVLFCKDIEPLRAMYTKDRLTRVDLIPEGHPLLELMAEHDIKCSPANMEKLAKAAREGDQEAGKSLKEMVVFDMELRNLVPQKTGMSADMNDFFFGRPLRILLAGMNIKTYEAGGTLRFNFNG; from the coding sequence TTGCAAAAATCAAACACAACCGAAACTGGCTGCCGTCGATGCGGCGACTGCTGTAGAAATGGCGGCCCGGCCCTCCACAAGGCCGATCTACCGCTGATTCAGGATGGGACCATCGCCCTGTCCGAAATTGTCGCACTCAGGCCTGGCGAATGGGTTTACGATCAACCCGAGCAAAAAGTCGCTCCCCTTAATGCCGAAATGCTCAAACTCAAGGGACGTGACGGAACGTGGACTTGCATTCATTTCAGCCCGGAAGGCAACACTTGCGGCATCTATGGGGCTCGCCCTATTGAATGTGAAGTGCTCTTCTGTAAAGATATTGAGCCACTCAGAGCCATGTATACCAAGGACAGACTGACTCGTGTAGACCTGATACCTGAAGGACACCCCTTGCTGGAACTCATGGCCGAACATGACATAAAATGCTCTCCTGCTAATATGGAAAAATTAGCCAAAGCAGCCCGAGAAGGTGACCAAGAGGCTGGCAAATCTCTCAAGGAGATGGTGGTATTTGATATGGAACTGCGCAATCTGGTTCCCCAAAAAACCGGTATGTCAGCTGATATGAACGACTTTTTCTTTGGCAGGCCCCTGCGCATCCTGCTTGCAGGCATGAACATAAAGACATACGAAGCGGGTGGAACTCTCCGCTTCAATTTCAACGGTTAG
- a CDS encoding DegT/DnrJ/EryC1/StrS family aminotransferase has protein sequence MSIPFIDLKSQYKEIETAVKKGIDGVLEHGAYIMGPEIADLEARLSSFSSVRFGVGCASGTDALIMALMALGVGPGDAVFTTPFTFMATAESIALVGATPVFVDIDPVTYNIDSEDLRRKIADVKDNRPDLTPRGVIAVDLFGQPADYDTIEPLAHNSGLFLIVDAAQSFGATYKGKPVCSLGDIACTSFFPAKPLGCYGDGGMVFAHNEELHKLLLSVRVHGMGEDKYENVRLGINGRLDAMQAAVLLAKFEIFPDEIIKRQQVADRYEELLSSVPGLTTPTVAEGNTSVWAQYSVLAENSEHRTELMGKLGAASIPTAIYYPKPLHLQKAFANLKYQEGDFPVCEEVGNRIFALPMHPYLKAEDQATIAETLKG, from the coding sequence ATGAGTATTCCTTTTATCGACTTGAAATCACAGTATAAAGAGATTGAGACTGCCGTAAAGAAAGGCATAGATGGTGTGTTGGAACATGGCGCGTATATTATGGGACCGGAGATTGCCGACTTGGAGGCTCGTTTATCGAGCTTCAGTTCTGTACGATTCGGTGTCGGGTGCGCTTCTGGCACTGATGCTTTGATCATGGCTCTCATGGCTCTCGGTGTAGGGCCTGGCGATGCAGTCTTTACAACACCATTTACATTCATGGCCACCGCAGAGTCTATTGCACTCGTTGGTGCAACTCCAGTGTTCGTGGACATTGATCCTGTGACGTACAATATTGATTCCGAAGACCTTCGCCGTAAGATTGCTGATGTGAAGGACAACCGTCCTGACCTGACTCCAAGAGGCGTTATTGCCGTGGATCTTTTTGGTCAACCGGCAGACTATGACACCATTGAACCGTTGGCGCACAATAGTGGGTTGTTCCTTATCGTGGATGCAGCTCAGTCCTTTGGCGCAACCTACAAAGGTAAGCCTGTCTGTTCATTGGGTGACATTGCCTGTACTTCCTTCTTCCCAGCCAAGCCCCTCGGTTGCTACGGTGACGGTGGAATGGTCTTCGCGCATAATGAGGAATTGCATAAACTGCTTCTTTCCGTTCGTGTGCATGGCATGGGTGAAGACAAGTATGAAAATGTCCGTTTGGGAATTAATGGCCGCCTTGATGCTATGCAGGCTGCTGTGCTGCTTGCCAAGTTTGAAATTTTCCCTGACGAAATCATTAAACGTCAGCAGGTTGCAGATAGGTACGAGGAACTTTTGTCCTCTGTGCCCGGTCTGACAACGCCCACCGTTGCAGAAGGGAATACCTCTGTCTGGGCGCAATATTCTGTATTGGCTGAGAATTCAGAGCATCGTACCGAACTTATGGGTAAGCTTGGCGCAGCCTCCATTCCTACAGCTATTTACTATCCGAAACCGCTGCATCTTCAGAAAGCTTTTGCCAACCTGAAATATCAGGAAGGGGATTTCCCTGTATGCGAAGAAGTCGGAAACCGTATCTTTGCCTTGCCTATGCATCCTTACCTCAAGGCTGAAGATCAGGCGACTATCGCCGAGACGCTTAAGGGATAA
- a CDS encoding PocR ligand-binding domain-containing protein, whose protein sequence is MKLTDLIGKDDLIALQNELHDAFSFNADIMDAEGKKVVGHTWGNELCPLIRDDAKGFGAICAPAGQMFHHMLSTSKEPIAEFCDGGMMRAGVPIIHDGEYIGAVGGCGLAPDDDEVDAFTIGMMSDLDEAVVEEKAKTVTVVSEDKVKKIQEYIAKRIEELLD, encoded by the coding sequence ATGAAATTGACGGACCTCATTGGAAAAGATGACCTGATCGCCTTGCAGAACGAACTGCATGACGCCTTCAGCTTTAACGCCGATATCATGGACGCCGAGGGCAAAAAAGTTGTCGGTCATACATGGGGCAACGAACTGTGTCCTCTTATTCGCGACGATGCCAAAGGCTTCGGTGCCATTTGCGCTCCGGCCGGGCAGATGTTTCACCATATGCTGAGCACTTCCAAGGAGCCTATTGCCGAGTTTTGTGACGGCGGTATGATGCGGGCTGGAGTGCCCATAATCCATGACGGTGAATATATTGGCGCTGTTGGCGGGTGTGGGCTTGCACCTGACGATGACGAAGTGGATGCTTTCACCATCGGAATGATGAGTGATTTGGATGAAGCTGTCGTTGAAGAGAAGGCCAAGACCGTAACGGTTGTTTCCGAAGATAAGGTCAAGAAAATTCAGGAGTATATTGCAAAACGGATTGAAGAACTCCTTGATTGA
- a CDS encoding methyl-accepting chemotaxis protein — protein MKLSKIGIGQRLVAILAVLMVILVTFFLVNVNFGTKEMTLSIVEKTLSQNARSSTDLVDTWLDDQMLFLGLAATNPMVVSAADGGDWGPATEWLKSAKNNDPMLESLFVHDAEGNSVVTTNTGGRGKNYRSRGYYKAIMGSGEDSFISKLSLSPVSKKPRIALVKAVKKDGRTIGYVGMSVLAEGFAKHLLSIKVGESGYCFLYDAAGRILAHPDKDLIFKDLSKYDFIQAGIRQKGGFIEYEWQGDVKYMAFGEVKKTGWIVALSGTRADFLIEADAMQMQLLIVGVVSLVVILLLIFFITRRLVTRPLAVIVEKSEAVSRGDLSVDLSGKFSGELARLRDAFSSMVENLHEVVGNIHSGSENVASGSEELTATAETLAQGANTQATGVERLSSSVEQMSSSINNNATNAQETESLAQQAAKDAQAGGEAVAQAVVAMSDIAEKISIIEEIARQTNLLALNAAIEAARAGEHGKGFAVVAAEVRKLAERSGVAASEISELSSSSMDVADTAGKMLEKLVPDIQKTAELIQEISAATSEQNVGAGEISTAIQELDQVVQQNAAASEETSSTAEELSSQAMQLQQIVSYFQLKDNPMAPHQSRVTAYEQKPSLGSASAPSAPAAMIESGVETDEGFERF, from the coding sequence ATGAAATTGAGTAAGATTGGTATTGGGCAGAGGTTAGTTGCCATTTTGGCTGTACTCATGGTCATTCTGGTTACTTTTTTTCTTGTAAACGTCAATTTTGGGACAAAGGAAATGACTTTGTCCATTGTTGAAAAGACGTTGAGTCAGAATGCACGTAGTTCAACTGACTTGGTCGATACTTGGCTTGATGACCAGATGTTGTTTTTAGGGCTTGCTGCAACAAATCCAATGGTGGTTTCTGCTGCCGATGGAGGTGATTGGGGACCGGCTACTGAATGGTTGAAGAGTGCCAAAAACAATGATCCGATGCTGGAATCGCTTTTTGTACATGATGCGGAAGGCAACAGCGTGGTGACGACAAATACGGGCGGTCGAGGGAAAAATTATAGAAGTCGTGGGTATTACAAGGCAATCATGGGAAGTGGAGAGGACTCCTTTATCTCGAAATTGAGCCTTTCGCCTGTGAGTAAAAAGCCCCGTATAGCCTTGGTTAAGGCTGTAAAAAAAGATGGCAGGACCATTGGATACGTTGGCATGTCTGTTTTGGCTGAAGGCTTTGCCAAACATTTGCTGTCTATTAAGGTCGGTGAAAGTGGGTACTGTTTCCTCTATGATGCGGCCGGGCGGATCTTAGCGCACCCGGATAAGGATTTAATTTTTAAAGATTTAAGTAAATACGATTTTATCCAAGCCGGAATTCGTCAAAAAGGCGGGTTCATTGAATATGAGTGGCAAGGTGATGTTAAGTATATGGCATTTGGTGAGGTCAAAAAGACTGGCTGGATTGTTGCCCTTTCCGGTACACGTGCTGATTTCTTGATCGAAGCCGATGCCATGCAGATGCAGCTTTTGATTGTAGGGGTGGTCTCTTTAGTGGTCATCCTTCTTTTGATTTTCTTCATAACGCGTCGGCTTGTGACCCGACCGCTTGCAGTGATCGTGGAGAAATCCGAAGCGGTAAGTCGTGGTGATTTGTCTGTTGATCTTTCCGGTAAGTTCAGTGGTGAACTTGCACGTTTGCGGGATGCATTCAGTTCCATGGTCGAAAATCTGCATGAAGTGGTCGGCAATATTCATTCCGGCAGCGAAAATGTCGCTTCTGGATCGGAAGAGTTGACCGCAACGGCAGAAACCTTGGCTCAAGGGGCCAACACCCAGGCAACTGGCGTCGAGAGACTGTCGAGTTCCGTTGAACAGATGAGTTCAAGTATTAATAATAACGCTACCAATGCCCAGGAAACAGAGTCGTTGGCTCAGCAGGCTGCCAAGGATGCTCAGGCTGGCGGCGAAGCCGTTGCTCAGGCTGTGGTAGCAATGAGTGACATAGCCGAAAAGATTTCGATAATTGAAGAAATCGCTCGGCAGACGAACCTATTGGCTTTGAACGCGGCCATCGAGGCAGCCCGTGCTGGTGAACACGGTAAAGGGTTTGCGGTTGTTGCCGCTGAAGTTCGTAAGTTGGCTGAACGGTCAGGCGTTGCTGCGAGTGAGATCAGTGAGTTGTCCTCTTCAAGCATGGATGTCGCAGATACCGCTGGCAAGATGCTTGAGAAACTTGTCCCAGACATTCAAAAGACAGCTGAACTTATTCAGGAGATATCAGCGGCTACGTCAGAGCAGAATGTTGGGGCCGGTGAAATCAGTACTGCCATTCAAGAATTGGATCAGGTGGTGCAGCAGAATGCCGCAGCGTCAGAAGAAACCTCATCTACTGCCGAGGAGTTGTCCAGTCAGGCAATGCAGCTTCAGCAGATTGTGAGCTATTTTCAATTGAAGGATAACCCGATGGCGCCTCATCAAAGCCGGGTTACTGCGTATGAGCAAAAGCCGTCTTTGGGGAGTGCCTCAGCACCATCTGCTCCCGCAGCCATGATTGAGTCTGGAGTGGAAACAGATGAAGGGTTCGAACGATTCTGA
- a CDS encoding transporter substrate-binding domain-containing protein, with product MKKTKNRPIVSFCLTFMTILFLFSNAKAQQPFKLVCDIWPPYQVETVNGLSGFSVEMVQAIYNQMGIPTDNIRAFPWRRAMEMIKHGDAEALFSANFTADRQAFAHYSSEILFESSWVIWTRRGEEIHSLESLKGKKIGVVSGYSYTREFWNFIKTNCIVENVNSDKANFKKLSAGRIDATVAEYSNGLHLAATLKYKNITPNRAVTIKRDGLYIIFSRKRVTEEFVKAFSNALIKFKKTEVYSQLRDKYFPQRP from the coding sequence ATGAAAAAAACAAAAAACAGACCAATCGTATCATTTTGTCTGACATTCATGACAATCTTGTTCCTGTTCTCCAACGCAAAAGCTCAACAACCATTCAAACTGGTTTGCGACATTTGGCCTCCCTACCAAGTTGAAACAGTAAACGGTCTTTCTGGATTTTCAGTCGAAATGGTGCAAGCCATATATAACCAAATGGGCATTCCTACTGATAACATCCGTGCATTCCCGTGGCGACGGGCCATGGAGATGATCAAACACGGCGACGCAGAAGCGCTCTTCTCAGCGAACTTCACCGCAGATAGACAGGCATTTGCACATTACTCTAGTGAAATACTTTTTGAATCATCTTGGGTCATATGGACAAGAAGAGGTGAAGAAATTCACTCTCTGGAGAGCTTAAAAGGAAAAAAAATAGGAGTCGTGTCAGGCTACAGTTACACTAGGGAATTCTGGAATTTCATCAAAACCAACTGTATCGTAGAAAACGTCAACTCCGACAAGGCCAATTTCAAGAAACTCAGCGCAGGTAGAATCGACGCGACTGTCGCTGAATATAGCAATGGCCTCCACCTTGCAGCCACGCTCAAATACAAAAACATTACCCCCAACCGAGCTGTCACTATCAAACGCGACGGCCTATATATCATCTTCAGCCGCAAAAGGGTCACAGAAGAATTTGTCAAAGCCTTTTCCAACGCACTGATCAAATTCAAAAAAACGGAAGTGTACTCCCAACTCCGGGATAAATATTTCCCCCAAAGACCATAA
- the dsrB gene encoding dissimilatory-type sulfite reductase subunit beta has translation MAFISSGYNPDKPMEGRISDIGPRHFGEYLPPVIKDNFGKWDYHEILESGILLHVAQGGDKTYTVRAATARLMTVTHIREICEIADKFCGGFVRFTTRNNLEFQVETEEAAKELKAYLNDQKFEGGSLKFPVGGTGAGVTNIVHTQGWVHCHTPATDASGTVKATMDVVFDDFTDMKLPAPVRISMACCLNMCGAVHCSDIAILGIHRKPPIIDHEYLDNLCEIPLAVAACPTGAVRPSKVELDGKTFKTVAIKEERCMFCGNCYTMCPSLPLSDGEGDGIALMVGGKISNRITKPAFSKVVVPFIPNEPPRWPTLTKTIKRILDTYAAEANKYERLGDWANRIGWERFFEKCDLPFTEHLIDDFRDPAYYTWRQTTQFKW, from the coding sequence ATGGCTTTTATTTCTTCCGGGTACAATCCCGACAAACCGATGGAAGGTCGGATTTCCGACATTGGCCCTCGTCATTTTGGCGAGTACCTGCCCCCGGTTATCAAAGACAACTTTGGTAAATGGGACTACCATGAGATCCTTGAGTCCGGTATCCTGTTGCACGTAGCCCAGGGCGGCGATAAGACCTACACCGTTCGTGCTGCTACAGCTCGTTTGATGACCGTTACTCATATTCGTGAAATCTGTGAAATCGCTGACAAGTTCTGCGGTGGTTTCGTTCGTTTCACCACTCGTAACAACCTTGAATTCCAGGTTGAGACCGAAGAAGCAGCCAAGGAACTGAAGGCCTACTTGAACGATCAAAAGTTCGAAGGTGGCTCCTTGAAGTTCCCGGTTGGCGGCACTGGCGCTGGTGTGACCAATATCGTTCACACTCAGGGTTGGGTCCACTGCCACACCCCTGCAACTGACGCTTCCGGTACCGTTAAGGCTACCATGGACGTCGTCTTCGATGACTTCACCGACATGAAGCTGCCTGCTCCTGTGCGCATCTCCATGGCTTGCTGCCTGAACATGTGCGGCGCTGTTCACTGCTCCGATATCGCGATTCTCGGTATTCACCGTAAACCGCCCATTATCGATCACGAGTACCTGGACAACTTGTGCGAAATCCCCTTGGCCGTTGCAGCCTGCCCCACCGGTGCAGTCCGCCCCTCCAAGGTCGAACTTGATGGCAAGACCTTTAAGACTGTTGCCATTAAAGAAGAACGCTGCATGTTCTGCGGTAACTGCTACACCATGTGCCCCTCCCTTCCGCTGTCTGACGGCGAAGGCGACGGTATTGCACTGATGGTCGGTGGTAAGATCTCCAACCGTATTACGAAACCCGCCTTCTCCAAGGTTGTGGTTCCGTTCATCCCCAACGAGCCTCCTCGCTGGCCTACGCTGACTAAGACCATCAAGAGAATTCTTGATACTTACGCAGCCGAAGCCAACAAGTACGAGCGTCTGGGCGACTGGGCCAATCGTATCGGTTGGGAACGTTTCTTCGAGAAATGTGACCTGCCCTTCACTGAGCATCTGATCGATGACTTCCGTGATCCGGCATACTACACTTGGCGTCAGACCACTCAGTTCAAGTGGTAG